A window of Chlorocebus sabaeus isolate Y175 chromosome 14, mChlSab1.0.hap1, whole genome shotgun sequence contains these coding sequences:
- the LOC103241225 gene encoding LOW QUALITY PROTEIN: uncharacterized protein (The sequence of the model RefSeq protein was modified relative to this genomic sequence to represent the inferred CDS: inserted 4 bases in 3 codons; deleted 1 base in 1 codon; substituted 2 bases at 2 genomic stop codons), producing MNSPEGPWPHWYQHCGLQVSLTPPFTVADPSLTCLCQWPSNQPVPVTSLLISGLDVNPDACLPALLDIHKLLEAIVCPSSPTSCGHGISTQLLGRDLQSPLCPPFPLAWALLLPTPLLSSHPEGHAPSPSRCLACHLXLRPVQTSSSGLLAHQPVXKCRAKLTHLLLMSFSGCLLTSGDPSSSAQQPRSPKLAPAHLPSHSRQRPQSQEVCASGTXNLQGFADRAPCYFLCPSHSLXNPYCSPVTNCALLIPXSHSPAILTLSATFLIPSLLCHQGPQDEAVLFTRMTSGPRSVLPA from the exons ATGAATTCTCCGGAGGGACCATGGCCTCACTGGTACCAGCACTGCGGCCTGCAGGTCTCCTTGACGCCCCCCTTCACTGTCGCAGACCCCAGCTTGACCTGCCTGTGCCAGTGGCCCTCAAATCAACCTGTGCCTGTGACGTCCCTTCTGATTAGCGGACTTGATGTGAACCCAGATGCCTGCTTGCCTGCTCTGCTGGACATCCACAAGCTCCTAGAGGCCATCGTCTGTCCCTCC AGCCCTACCTCCTGTGGCCATGGAATCTCCACTCAGCTGCTGGGCAGGGACCTTCAGTCACCCCTGTGCCCACCCTTTCCCTTGGCCTGGGCACTCCTCCTGCCAACTCCACTTCTGAGCTCTCACCCAGAGGGCCATGCACCCTCCCCGTCCCGCTGCCTTGCATGCCATC TCCTGCGCCCAGTGCAAACCTCCTCCAGTGGTCTCCTGGCTCATCAGCCTGT CAAATGCAGGGCCAAGCTCACACACCTGCTACTTATGAGCTTCAGTGGCTGCctgctgacctcaggggatccgagCTCCTCGGCACAGCAGCCGAGGTCCCCTAAGCTGGCCCCAGCACACCTGCCCAGCCACAGCAGACAGCGTCCTCAGTCACAAGAAGTCTGTGCTTCTGGAACCTAGAACCTGCAGGGTTTTGCAGACAGAGCTCCATGCTACTTCCTCTGCCCTTCTCACTCCCTCTGAAACCCATACTGCTCCCCCGTTACCAACTGTGCCCTCCTAATTC TCAGCCACTCACCAGCCATCCTTACTCTATCAGCCACCTTCCTAATTCCTTCGCTTCTATGCCACCAAGGCCCCCAGGACGAGGCTGTGCTGTTCACCCGGATGACCTCAGGACCCAGGAGTGTTCTCCCTGCATAG